The following coding sequences are from one Atribacterota bacterium window:
- a CDS encoding F0F1 ATP synthase subunit C: MSSIDIISAVSIFTAGITIAIGSIGPAIGEGMALARALGAIAQQPDEANTITRTLFVGLAMVESTAIYCLVISVILIFANPFWNYILSQ; the protein is encoded by the coding sequence ATGAGTAGTATTGATATCATAAGTGCAGTTTCCATTTTTACAGCTGGTATTACCATAGCTATCGGTTCTATTGGTCCGGCTATCGGGGAGGGTATGGCCTTAGCCCGGGCGCTGGGTGCCATTGCCCAGCAACCGGATGAAGCAAATACTATTACCAGAACATTATTTGTTGGTTTAGCCATGGTTGAATCTACAGCTATTTATTGTCTGGTAATCTCGGTAATTCTTATCTTTGCCAATCCCTTCTGGAATTATATTTTAAGTCAATAA